In Oncorhynchus gorbuscha isolate QuinsamMale2020 ecotype Even-year linkage group LG08, OgorEven_v1.0, whole genome shotgun sequence, one genomic interval encodes:
- the LOC124041522 gene encoding leucine-rich repeat and immunoglobulin-like domain-containing nogo receptor-interacting protein 3 codes for MTSRAMIGSPGPSVWSLMPWQWVSLWGPALLLVTIISLLPGSCQACPPRCECSAQIRSVSCQRRRLTGIPEGIPTETRLLDLSRNRLRWVEMGDLAPYPHLEEVDLSENLIATLEPNAFSNLQSLRVLQLRGNQLKLVPMGAFAKLGNLTTLDLSENKMVILLDYTFQDLRSLRHLEVGDNDLVYISHKAFSGLLGLEDLTIEHCNLTSISGQTLSYLRSLVTLRLRHLSIAALEDHNFRKLNNLRGLEIDNWPYLEYISPLSFQGLDLSWLSITNSNITSVPSSSFRNLIHLTHLNLSFNPITTLEPWAFRELLRLKELIMVNTGLATVEPHSLGGLRQIRVLNFSSNELQTLEEGSFHSVNSLETLRVDGNPLLCDCRLLWILQRRKTLNFDGRVPVCAGPEEVQGYSLSTFTDSALFDHFTCQKPKIRNRKLQQVTAREGQPVSFLCSAVGEPAPNIMWISPQRRIITAKSNGRITVLPGGTLEIRYAQVTDSGTYMCIASNAGGNDTYFAMLTVRGAPLDAASAFFANRSLYGGEFFNDTNLNSTRVFLKFTLDLTTILVSTAMGCITFLGVVLFCFLLLFAWSRGRGQRKNNFTVETPFRKAEGPAATGSAGGARKFNMKMI; via the exons ATGACCAGCAGGGCCATGATTGGCTCCCCGGGCCCCAGTGTGTGGTCCCTGATGCCATGGCAGTGGGTGAGTCTCTGGGGGCCGGCCCTGCTGCTGGTTACCATTATATCCCTGCTGCCAGGTAGTTGCCAGGCGTGCCCCCCGCGGTGCGAGTGCTCGGCCCAGATCCGGTCAGTCTCGTGCCAACGGCGGCGCCTCACCGGCATCCCAGAGGGCATCCCTACAGAAACCCGCCTCCTAGACCTCAGCCGGAACCGGCTCCGCTGGGTGGAAATGGGCGACCTGGCACCGTACCCGCACCTTGAAGAAGTGGACTTGAGTGAGAATCTCATTGCCACGCTGGAGCCCAATGCGTTCTCCAATCTGCAGAGCCTGCGGGTTTTACAGTTGAGGGGGAACCAGCTGAAGCTGGTACCCATGGGGGCCTTCGCCAAGCTGGGAAACCTGACCACGCTGGATCTGAGTGAGAACAAGATGGTGATCCTGTTGGACTACACCTTCCAGGACCTGAGGAGTCtgagacacctggaggtgggaGACAACGACCTGGTCTACATTTCTCATAAG GCCTTTTCTGGTCTTCTGGGGCTGGAGGACCTGACCATCGAGCACTGCAACCTGACGTCCATCTCTGGCCAGACACTGTCCTACCTACGCAGCCTGGTCACTCTGCGATTAAGGCACCTCAGCATTGCCGCCCTAGAAGACCACAACTTCCGCAAGCTTAACAACCTGCGGGGGCTGGAGATCGATAACTGGCCCTATCTGGAGTACATCTCCCCGCTCAGCTTCCAAGGTCTGgacctgtcctggttgtccatCACTAACAGCAACATCACCTCCGTCCCCTCGTCCTCCTTCAGGAACCTGATCCACCTCACTCACCTCAACCTGTCTTTCAACCCCATCACCACCCTGGAGCCCTGGGCTTTCAGGGAGCTGCTGAGGCTCAAGGAGCTGATCATGGTGAACACGGGCCTAGCTACGGTGGAGCCCCACTCCCTGGGCGGCCTCAGACAGATCCGGGTCCTCAACTTCTCCTCCAACGAACTCCAGACCCTGGAGGAGGGATCGTTCCACTCTGTAAACAGCCTGGAGACGCTGCGGGTGGACGGGAACCCGCTGCTGTGTGACTGCCGTCTGTTGTGGATCCTGCAGAGACGCAAGACCCTCAACTTTGACGGCAGGGTGCCCGTGTGCGCTGGGCCGGAGGAGGTGCAGGGGTATAGCCTTAGCACCTTCACCGACTCAGCGCTCTTCGATCACTTCACATGCCAGAAGCCCAAGATACGGAACCGCAAGCTTCAACAG GTGACGGCTCGTGAGGGCCAGCCAGTGAGTTTCCTCTGCAGTGCCGTGGGAGAGCCCGCCCCCAACATCATGTGGATCTCCCCTCAGCGCCGAATAATCACAGCCAAGAGCAATGGCCGCATCACTGTCCTCCCAGGAGGGACGCTAGAGATCCGCTATGCCCAGGTCACCGACAGTGGCACCTACATGTGCATCGCCAGCAACGCCGGCGGCAACGACACCTACTTTGCCATGCTCACCGTCCGGGGCGCGCCGCTGGATGCCGCGTCGGCTTTCTTCGCCAACCGCTCGCTGTACGGTGGCGAGTTCTTCAACGACACAAACCTGAACAGCACGCGCGTCTTCCTCAAGTTCACCCTGGACCTGACCACCATCCTTGTCTCCACGGCTATGGGCTGCATCACCTTCCTAGGCGTGGTGCTCTTCTGTTTCCTGTTGTTGTTCGCATGGAGCAGGGGGCGGGGCCAGCGCAAGAATAACTTCACAGTGGAGACCCCTTTCCGGAAGGCTGAGGGGCCTGCGGCCACGGGTAGTGCCGGAGGAGCCCGGAAATTCAACATGAAGATGATATGA